CCGGCGTTCTACTACCAGCCGGGCGGCGGGCCCCTGTTCGACATGGGTCCGTACTACCTCACGAGCCTCGTGACGCTGTTCGGGCCGGTGACGCGGGTCTCGGGAACCGTGAGGCGGTCGAACAGGCAGCGCACCGTCGCGACCGGAGCGCTCGCCGGAGAGCCGGTGCCCGTCGACGTCGACACGCACATCACGGCGCTGCTCGAGCACGCATCGGGGGTGACGGCGACGGTCACGATGAGCTTCGAGGTATGGGCGACGCGGGCCCCGCTGTTCGAGGTGTACGGCACGGAAGGCACGATCGCCGTTCCCGACCCCAATCATTTCTCGCAGACCGGCGAAGTGTGGACGCCCGAGAGCAGGCAGTGGATGCCGCTGGTCGACGCGGCGGGGTTCCGCGACGGCGGCCGTGGCATCGGCATCGTCGACCTCGCGGAGGCGATTGACGAAGGCCGGCCGCACCGAGCGTCTGGCGAGCTCGCGTTTCACGTGCTCGAGGTCATGGACGCGATTCTGCGCGCGGGCGCGGAGCACGCGGTCGTCGACATCGCGAGCACGGTCGAGCGACCGGATGCTGTCGCGCTGCGGTGACCGGGGCTAGCCCAGCACGTCGCGGAAGAACTCGAGGGCGTACTGGCGGTCGAGCGGTCCGCCGCCCTCGTGGCCGTTGTACTGCCACAGCGACATGCGCTTCGGCCCGCGCCACTCGTTGAACGCGCCGTAAATTGTCGACGGCGGGCACGTCGGGTCCATGAGGCTCGCCGAGAACAGCGTCGGAGCCACAGCCCGGCGGGCGAAGTTGACGCCGTCGAAGTACGACAGCACCTCGTGCACGCTCGCGACCTTGTCGCGATGCACGGCGAGGTAGCGGCCGATCTCCTTGTACGGATCGTTGTCGGTGATCACGGTCGCCCGGGGAAAATCGCACAGGAACGGAACGTAGGGCGCCGCCGCGGCGACGTCGGGAACCAGCCCGGCGACCGCGATGGCGATGCCGCCGCCCTGACTGCCGCCCGTGATCACCGTGCGTTCAGCATCCGTGATCTCGAGCTCGCGCGCGGTTTCAAGTGCGCGTACCGCGTCGGTGAAGACGCGGCGGTAGTAGTACGTGTCTGTGCTGTCGATGCCGCGCGTCATCATGCCCGGAATCTGCGGCCCCGTGCCATCGGGATCGGGAGTGTCACCGGTCGCCCAGCCCGCTCCCTGCCCTCGGGTGTCCATGAGCAGATGAGCGAAACCGGCAGATGCCCACATGAGGTTCTCGTGCAGGTGACCGCGGCCTCCGCCGTAGCCGATGTACTCGACAACCGCAGGCAGCGGCCCCTGTGCTCCCGCGGGCACACGCAGCCACGCGCGCACCGGCTGCCCCGCGTACCCCGAGAACGTCACGTCGTACGTGTCGATCGTCGTGAGCCCGGAGTCGACGAGCGTCAGGGCCGGAGCGGATGCCGCATCGCGGGCTTCCTGCAGTGTGCGACGCCAGAATTCGTCGAAGTGCTCGGGAACGGTCTGCGAGCTGCGATAGGCGACAAGGTCGGCCTCTGGCATATCAACGAACATCGATGGGCGTCTCTTTCTGCGTCGGTGCACGGTCGGATTCCTCAACAGTAGCGGCAGAGCACGCACCGCCTCGTTGTTTGTCGTTCGATTCGACAAATCGGTTGCGAAAGGCTTATCGAAGCGTTTAGACTCGTGCGCAACACAGCGCGTCGAAACGTTTAGACAAACGACGATCTCCCTCGATCGAGTTCGGCGTACACAGCCCTGGCGACCAGGGCCTTACAAGGAGGTAAACCGTGAAACGCCAATCGAAGGTGGCCACTGCAATCGCCGCCGTTGGACTGGGCGCGATGGTTCTCTCGGGCTGCTCAGCGGGAGCGAGCCACGACGAGGACACACTCGTGCTCTGGCACTACGAGAGCGCGGACAGCGCCATGGGCATCGCCTGGGCTGAAGCGATCAAGATCTTCGAAGAAGAGACCGGCGCAACCGTCGAGTTCGAAGAGAAGAGCTTCGAGCAGATCCGCTCGACAGCAAGCCAGGTTCTCAACTCAGACGAGGCGCCCGACCTGCTCGAGTACAACAAGGGCAACGCAACGGCTGGCCTGCTCTCGAGCCAGGGACTGCTGTCGAGCCTCGACGAGGCCGTCGAGAAGTACGGCTGGGACGAGAAGCTCGCGCCCTCGCTGCAGACGACCGCGATGTACAACGAAGACGGCATCATGGGCTCGGGCAGCTGGTACGGCGTGCCCAACTACGGCGAGTACGTTCAGGTGTACTACAACAAAGACATGTTCGCCGAGGCCGGACTCGAGGTGCCGACGACGCTCGACGAGTTCGAGTCGGTCATGCAGGCCTTTGCCGATCAGGGTGTGACCCCGCTCGCCGAGGCGGCAGCCGAGTACCCGCTCGGGCAGCTCTGGTACCAGCTCGCGCTGACCAAGGCAGACCGCGACTGGGTCGACGCCTACCAGCTCTACACGGACGACGTCGACTTCTCGGGTCCCGAGATCAGTTACGCCACCGAGACGATTCAGGACTGGACAGACAAGGGCTTCATCTCGCCCGACGCAACAGGGCTCAAGGCTGAAGACGCCGGAACGGCATTCATCAACGGCACATACCCGATCTTCTTCTCGGGCAGCTGGTGGTACAACCGTTTCACGACGGAGATGGATGCTGACTGGGGAACCTTCCTCTTCCCCGGTGCCGAGATGTCGCCCGGCTCGGCCGGGAACATGTGGTCTGTGCCCGAGAAGGCACAGAACAAGGAGCTCGCCTACGAGTTCATCGACATCACGATGCGCCCCGAGATTCAGGCGCTCATCGGCAACAACGGTGGCGTTCCCGTTGCGGCAGACGAGGCTGACATCACCGACGAGAAGAGCAAAGAGCTCATCGCCAACTTCAACACGCTGACGGAGCGCGACGGCATCGCCTTCTACCCCGACTGGCCCACCGCCACGTTCTACGACGAGCTCAACGCAGGGCTGCAGGAGCTGCTGAACGGCACGAAGGATGCCTCCGCAGTGCAGAAGCAACTCGGAGAGCAGTACCAGGCGGGCGTCGACGACATCGTCGGCTGAGCCGTACGGATGCTGCGGGGCGACGCCCCGCAGCATCCGGCCCCTCTTCTGCACACTGATTCGAAGGACTTCTCATGGCGACAACGGCTGCCGTTGCCCGTGCGCGCTCGCGCGACCGGCAGCGTGATCGCGCGCCCGAGGGCATGATCCCCGGCGCGACCTCGCGAACCTATTGGTTCTACCTGATTCCCGGTCTTGCCCTGCTCGCGGTGATCATCGTGATCCCGCTGTTCTGGAACATCTACCTGTCGTTCACCGACTACCGGGGAATCAAACCGCCCGAGTGGACGGGACTCGATAACTGGATCAAGCTCTTCGGCGATGAGACGTTCTGGACGTCGTTCATCAACTCGATCGCGATGATCCTCGCCATGGTCGTGGTGCCGACGCTACTCGGCCTCGTGCTCGCCGCCATGCTCTTCGACCTCATCGGGCGCAAGTTCGGCGGCAAGCTCGCGAGCTTCTTGCGCGCCACTTACTACCTGCCGCAGATCATGCCGTCGGTGATCGCCGCGATCGTGATCGGGTGGATTCTGCGGCCGCAGAACGGCGCGCTCAACAACGTCCTCGCCGCGATCGGACTCGGTGACCTGCAGCATAACTGGCTCGGCAGCCCGGACACGGCGCTCATCAGCATCATGGTGATCATGATCTGGGTGCAGCTCGGCTACCCGGTCGTGATCTTCATGGCGGCGCTGCAGCGCGTGGACCCCGAGCTGTACGAGGCGGCAGAGCTCGACGGCGCGAACTGGTTTCAGCGCTTCCGCGCCATCACCGCGAGCATCATCCGGCCCGAGATCTTCGTCGTCGTGCTCACGTGCACGATCGCCGCCCTCAAGGTGTTCGGTCCGGTCTACGCGCTCACGGGCGGCGGACCAGGCACCTCCACGATCGTTCCCGCGTACTACGCGTACAGCGAGTTCTTCCAGTCGCAGCAGGTCGGCTACGGCGCGACGATCGCCACAGCACTCACCGTCGTGATCGCGATCGTGAGCATTGTCTTCATCACCTTCCAGAACCGGCTCGAGCGCAAGGAGGAGCAGGTCTGATGGCCACAGAACTCGTGACAACAGGCAGGCGCGCTCCCATTCGCAGAGCGGGCAGCAAGAACCGCAAGACCGCGGGCGACTGGGTCGTTCTCGCCGTCGCGATCATCATCGGCTTCTTCATCGCCGTGCCGTTCCTGATGATCCTCATCAACTCGTTCAAGTCGCCCGAGGACTACAACATGTCGGGGCCGCTCGCGCTGCCGACCGAAATCTACACCGACGGGCTCGTGGCATTCTGGGAACGCGTGAACTTCCCTGAGAAGCTGTGGAACAGCATCTACATCTCGGGACTCGTCGCCGTGTTCGCCGTGCTGATCTCGATGTTCAACGCCTTCGCGCTCGGCATCGGCCGCATCAAGGGACGCACGTGGATCGTCGTGCTCATTCTGCTGGCGAACATGCTCCCGCAGGAGGTGCTGCTCTACCCGCTGTACTTCATGTTCAAGCAGATCGGGCTCTACGACAGCCAGTGGGCCGTGATCATCATCTTCACGGTGATCCAGTCGGCATTCGGCACGTACCTGCTCGCATCGGTGTACGGCACCTTCCCGAAGGAGCTGCTCGAAGCAGCATCCCTCGATGGCGCCAGCCGCTGGCGCATTCTGTGGACCGTCGTGTTTCCCATCTCGCGCCCGACGCTGAGCGTGCTGCTCATCTTCTTCTTCATCTGGACGTGGAACGAATTCCTCATTCCCCTCACGTTCCTGATCAGCAATGCGACGCAGACGGTGCCTGTCGCGATCACCGTGCTGCAGGGCGACCGGCTCATGGATGTGACGACGACGAGTGCGTCTGCGCTTCTCGGACTCATACCGACACTCATCTTCTTCCTCATCTTCCAACGCACCCTCACCAGGGGCATCACCGCAGGAGCAGTCAAGTAAATGAAGTTCACCGACGGATTCTGGCAGACCCGCCCCGGCGTCACAGCGCTCTACGCCCAGGAGGCGTATGACATCGAGCGCGTGGGGGAGTCGGTGCGCGTCACCGCACCCACGCGGGTGATCGCCAGGCGCGGCGACACGCTGAACCGCCCGGCGCTCACGGTGTCGCTGTCGAGCCCGCTCGCGGGCGTCATAGCGGTGCGCGTCGAGAACCACCTCGGTTCGGCGCACCATCGCGGGTTCGAAATGCCCGGTGCGGATGCTGCCGCGACGGAGATCCGCATCGATGACGTCGGCGGTTCGCTCACGAGCGGATCACTCACGGCGCGCATCGCCGCCGGAAGCCCGTGGAGCCTTGAGTTCGAATCGAACGGGCGCGTGCTCACGCGAAGCGGCGGAAAGTCGATCGGGCGCATGGATCTGGCACCGGATGCTGCCGTGGCAGCCGAGCCAGTCGGAGAAGTCGGTGCCTCGGCAGACGGCCGCCCCGCGGCATCCCGCTATCTTCACGCTCAGCTCTCACTCGGCGTGGGCGAGCTTGTCTACGGGCTCGGTGAACGGTTCGGCCCGCTGGTCAAGAACGGCCAGTCTGTCGACGTCTGGAACGCCGACGGCGGCACGTCGAGCGAGCAGTCGTACAAGAGCGTTCCGTTCTACCTCACCAACCGCGGCTACGGCGTGCTCGTCAACCACTCCGAACACGTGTCGTTCGAGGTGGGCAGCGAAGCTGTCGAGCAGGTGCAGTTCTCGGTCCCCGGCGAAGTTCTCGAGTACCTCGTAATCGATGGCCCGACTCCCGCCGACGTGATCGAGCGCTACACGCGGCTCACGGGGCGCCCGGCAGAGGTTCCGGCCTGGTCGTATGGGCTGTGGCTCTCGACGAGCTTCACGACCGACTACGACGAGAAGACCGTGTCGAGCTTCATCGACGGCATGATCGAACGCGACCTTCCCCTGAGCGTCTTCCACTTCGACTGCTTCTGGATGCGCGAGTTCAACTGGACCGATTTCGCGTGGGACACACGCGTGTTCCCCGACCCGGACGGCATGCTCGAGCGCTTGCACGGCAAAGACCTGCGCGTGAGCGTCTGGATGAACCCGTACATCGCCCAGCGCGGTGCAGCGTTCGAGGAGGCTGCTGCGGGCGATTACCTGGTCAAGAAGCCGAACGGCGACATTTGGCAGTGGGACATGTGGCAAGCGGGCATGGCGCTCGTCGACTTCACGAACCCCGACGCTGTCACGTGGTATCAGGGCAAGATCCGCGCGCTGCTCGAGCAGGGCGTTGACGCGATCAAGACGGACTTCGGCGAGCGGATTCCGACCGACGTCGTGTGGCACGACGGCACCGACCCTGCGGCGATGCACAACCTCTACACGCAGCTGTACAACAAGGCCGTCTTCGACGTGCTGGAGGAGTACCGCGGAAAGGGCGAAGCCGTACTGTTTGCGCGCTCGGCCACCGCGGGCGGCCAGCAGATGCCGGTGCACTGGGGCGGCGACAACTCATCGAGCTTCGAATCGATGGCCGAGACGCTGCGCGGGGGGCTCTCTCTCGCACTGAGCGGCTTCGGCTTCTGGAGCCACGACATCGGCGGCTTCGAGGGCATGCCCGACGCCGACGTGTTCAAGCGGTGGGTCGCGTTCGGGCTGCTGTCGAGCCACTCGCGCCTGCACGGATCGACGAGCTACCGCGTGCCGTGGCTCTTCGACGACGGCACAGAAGAGCCGGGGCAGAGCGCTGTCGACGTGACGCGCACGTTTGCGCAGCTGAAGAACCGGCTCATGCCGTACCTGCTTCAGGTGGGACGCGAAGCGCACGAGACCGGGCTGCCGTTCATGCGTCCCATGCAGGTGGAGTTCGCTGGAGATCCGTCGGTCGATCACCTCGACCGCCAGTACATGATCGGCTCTCAGATGCTCGTCGCTCCCGTGTTCAGCGCGGCGGGCGAGGTGCAGTACTACCTCCCGGCGGGCCGCTGGACGAACTTCTTCACGAACGAGACCGTCGATGGGGGCGCGTGGCGCGCCGAGACGCACGCGTTCGACAGCATCCCGCTCTGGATTCGCGAGGGCTCCGTGATTCCCCTCGGCGCGCGGTCTGATCGCCCGGACTACGACTACCTCGACGGCCTGACGCTCGCGGTGTATCCGACACAGGATGCCGGTGGCCGCGACGTCACCATCACCACTCCCGACGGAGGCGCCGCGGTGTTCCACGCGAGCTGGAGCGACTCCGGCGTGCAGGTGACCAGCGACGCTGAGGGGACATGGACGTGGCGAAATGCTGCCGAGTGAGTCCGTCGGTGTGATCTAAACTCCGACTGAGCGATCTGCGATTCGATGGGGAAATGGGGGACGGGTGGCGAACATCCACGATGTTGCGAAGGCAGCAGGGGTATCGATCAGCACGGTCTCGTATGCGCTGAGCGGGAAACGATCGATCGGCGAAGAGACGCGCAAGCGCATTCAGGATGCTGTGCGAGAGCTCGGCTATCGCCCGAACGCCGGCGCGCGCATGCTCGCGGGAACGAAGACGCACATCTTCGCCGTGACGGCTCCGCTGCACGCCGACACCTATGCCCCAGCACACATGGCGTTCGTGCTCGCCGTCACACAGGCGGCGCGATCGTTCGACTACGACGTGCTTCTGCTGACGGAGGATGAGGCGACGGCGGGCCTGCAGCGGGTCGCGGCGAGCCGGCTCGCCGACGGAATCATCGTTCTCGACGTCGCGAAAGACGACGAGCGCGCTCAGATGCTGCGATCGATCGGCCTGCCGTCGACGGTCATCGGAATTCCAGACGACACGCACGGCCTCGTCTGCGTCGACCTTGATTTTCGACAGGCGGCCGAGCTGTCGCTGACTCGTCTGGCCGAGCACGGGCACCGATCGATCGGCATGCTGGGACACCCGCCGCGCATCTACGAGCGCGGGTCGAACTTTCCTCATCGCTTTCGCTCCGGCTTCGTCGACGCCGCAGACGAGCTCGGCGTGCGCAGCGCCGTCGCGCTGCCTGGGCACGGGCCAGCGGGGGTGCGTGCTGCTCTCGACGAGCTCTACGCACAGCTTCCCGATATGACGGGCCTGGTCATGAACTGCGAAGAGCCGATTCAGACCTCCGCGCTCGACGAGCTCGCCGATCGCGGGGTGACTGTTCCCGACGACCTGTCTGTCGTATCGGCGTGCTCGAGTTTCGACACGTCGCGTTTCGCGCCTCCGCTCGACGTGATTCCGCTGGTCGCCGCGGACTCCTGCGTGCGCGGCGTCGAGCTGCTTGTTCAGCAGCTGACCGCAGAGATCGATCCGCACATCGAGCTTGTGCCTCCGCGGTACATCGAACGCGGGTCGGTCGCGACGGTTCGTGCGGTGGCGTCGTGATCGGCGCGCGCTGCGTCGTGACCACGGGACGAGACGCGATCCGGCCCGCATGCCGCGGCACGCATTAGAGTCGCAGTGTGGCAGTGCGCGGAAACAATCTCGATACCGTCAGACGGCATAATCTCTCGACGGTCGTCGGGCTCGTTCACCGCAGCGGCGGGCTCTCACGCTCACGGCTGACCGCCCTCACCGGTCTTAACCGGTCGACCGTCGCGGCGCTCGTCGCTGAGCTCGTCGAACTCGGACTCGCCGTCGAGGAGCTCCCCGAGGGAACGCGAACCGTCGGACGGCCCTCGCCGCTCGTGCGACCGCATAAGGATGCTGTCGCTTTCGCGGTCAACCCCGAGGTCGACGCGATCACGGTTGGCGTCGTCGGACTCGACGCCGTCGTGCGCTCGCACGTGCGCCGCGAGGTCGACGCCGCGCCGACGCCGGAAGAGGCTGTGCGCATCACCGCCGGTCTTGTCTCGGAGCTGCGCAGCGAGCTGCCCGATCGCGCCGTGATTCTCGGGCTCGGCGCCGCGGTTCCCGGTCTCGTTCGCAGCTCAGACGGCTGCGTGCGCCTCGCTCCCCACCTGGGCTGGGAGGACGTGCCGTTTTCGGCGATGCTCGCCGAGGCCACGCTGCTGCCGTGCTGGGTCGGCAACGATGCGAGCCTCGGCGCCGTCGCCGAGCGCAACTTCGGCGCAGGTGACGGCGTCTCGGACCTCGTATACCTCAACGGCGGTGCGAGCGGTATCGGTGGCGGAATGATCGTGGGCGGTGAGCTGCTCGGCGGCGTCGGCGGGTTCGCGGGCGAGTTCGGTCACACGCGCGTCGCCGGGGCGGCGGTTCCCGGTGCCACGCTCGAAGACGAAGTGAATCGAGCACGACTGCTCGACGTGCTCAACGTTCCCGCTGTCGACTCCGACCAATTGGAGCAGGCCGTTTTGTCTGCACTTGACGACGACGCCGTCGCCGAGATCGATAGGCAAGTCGACATGCTCTCGACAGCGCTGCGCAACACGATAAACATCCTCAACCCCGCCCTCGTGGTGCTCGGGGGCTTCCTCGGCGCGCTCTACGACGCTCGCACCGACGAGATGACGCGGCTTGTCGGGCTGCAGACGCTCGGCCCCGCCTTCGAAGACGTCGCCATCGCGCGTGCGGCGCTCGGCGACGAGATTCTGCTCATCGGCGCGGCGGAACTCGTCTTCGGCAGCGTGCTCGACGACCCGGCGAGAATCGTGAACGCTGTTCCACAGCATCCAGTAGAGTAGTCACTCTCGAATCGATTCGAGCGCTGGGCGGCTCGGGACCGCGCTCGACACCTCCATGCTCGGCCAAGGACTTCTGTGACTACTGTCGTGCACCCCGGAGACTCGCTCTCCGGACGTCAGCGCCTCGTCTACGTGCTCGTGCTCGGTGCCCTCACCGCGCTCGGCCCCTTTACGATCGACCTGTACCTGCCCGCGTTCCCCGTGCTCACGGAGGAGTTCGCTGTGCCGGACTCGGTGATTCAGCTCACCCTCACCGGAACGACGATCGGCTTCGCTGTGGGGCAGCTGTTCATGGGCCCGTGGAGCGACAAGGTCGGACGCCGGCTTCCGCTCATCATCGCCACGAGCGTGCACGTGTTCGCGAGCCTCGGGGCATCGGTTGCGACGGATGTCGTGACGCTCATGGTGTTCCGCGTGCTGCAGGGCGCGGGCGCGGCCGCAGGCGGCGTTGTGGCGATGGCGATGGTGCGCGACCTGTTCGGCGGCAAGCCTCTCGTGCGGATGCTGTCGCGACTCGCTCTCGTCAACGGGCTCGCACCGATTCTCGCTCCCGTGCTCGGATCGCAGCTTCTGTTGTGGCTTCCCTGGCGCGGCCTGTTCTGGTTTCTCGCTGTGTACGGGCTCATTGTCGTCGTGTGCGTCGCAGTCTTCATCATCGAGACGCTTCCCAAGGAGCGGCGCGTTGGCAAGGGACATGGAACGGTCGGTGAGCGCTACAAGAATGTCTTCGGCGACCGCATCTTCGTCGGCGTCGCGCTCATGGGCGCCATGAACTTCTCTGGACTGTTCTCGTATCTGTCGAGCTCATCGTTTCTGTTTCAGGAGATGTACGCGATGGATGCTCAGCAGTACGGCCTGCTGTTCGGGGCCAACTCCATCGGCGTGGTGATCGGCGTGCAGATCTCGTCGCGGCTCATGCGCTGGTACGGCCCGCAGTGGGTGCTGGCGACGACGACCATCGTGCAGATGCTGTCGGCCGCGACGATGTTCATTCTCGCGTTCACAGGCGCTGGCCTGATCGGCATTCTGATTCCGCTGTTCTTCTACATCATGTCGTGCGGGTTCACGTTTCCCGCTGTGCAGGTTCTCGGGCTCGTCAACCACGGGCATGAGGCGGGCACCGCAGCATCCCTTCTGGGTGCTCTCAACTTCGGCGTCGCGGGCTTGACCTCTCCGATCGTCGGTGCCCTCGGCGTGAGCACGCAGTCGATGGCCGGCGTCATGATCGCAACGGCCGCCATCGCGATCACGGCGCTCTGGATCATCGTGCGCCCGCGTTCGGTCCCTCGATTGAGCGACTGACCCGCGCACAGCACGACGCCCCCGCCGCGAGGGTGGCGAAGGCGTCGAGCCGATCGCGACGTGTCAGGCGTCGCGACGTTTGGTGAGAATCGCTCCGGCGATGAGACCGACCACGATCCACGCGGCGAAGATGACGATCGACCAGGTCTGATCGAGAACCAAGAGACCGTCGCCATCGAAGCCAGGGGCCGGTGCAGGACCGGCACCCTCACCCGTGTACTGGTAGAGAGCAGCCCCGACCGAGCCGGGCAAGATCGTGGCGATGTTCGCCGCCCAGGCCGCACCCGTGAAGCTGTAGACAATGTTGATGCCGACGGGCAGCACGAACAGCAGACCGACGGCGGCCGCGATTCCTCCCGCGGAGTTGCGCAGGATCGCGCCGAGCGAGAACGAGAGCAGCGCAATGAGCGCGAGATAGGCAGCCGAGCCGACGAGCGGGATCAGCACGTCCGGGTTGCCGAGCTCTGGAACGATCTTGTTGGCGGCGAAGATGGGAAGCGACACGGCAAGGGCTGCGGCGATCGAGATGAGACCCACGACGAACGTCACGACCGTGAGCACGAGGCCCTTCGCCGTGTACGCGCTGA
This DNA window, taken from Paramicrobacterium agarici, encodes the following:
- a CDS encoding ABC transporter permease subunit, whose amino-acid sequence is MTTATAPAPRALDSIRLSFPGLVRSEWIKLRSLRSTVWCYVLIILGTAGFGVLMALSANIENDALPQTAQNNMVAQYLTIGGNFTGLIAAVLGVLIISGEYTTGMIRTTYTAAPKRLSAYTAKGLVLTVVTFVVGLISIAAALAVSLPIFAANKIVPELGNPDVLIPLVGSAAYLALIALLSFSLGAILRNSAGGIAAAVGLLFVLPVGINIVYSFTGAAWAANIATILPGSVGAALYQYTGEGAGPAPAPGFDGDGLLVLDQTWSIVIFAAWIVVGLIAGAILTKRRDA